AGGTAATATTCAATTTCAGCTGTCACATTATTGGTCCTAAATCAATGGAGTTCAAATTGAAATGTTTGATTAATGTGATGTAGGTTCAGCAACTAATTCAAGATGCCATTGATCCTGAGAGATTATGTCAGATGTTTCCTGGATGGGGAGCTTGGATGTGATCCCTTTTCCATATTCTTTTTTCCCCGGTACCCCCCACCCCCGGGCCCGTTTACATTTACACCCAAACATGTTTTTGTACAGGCGGTTctctatttgtattttttttaatgaggtTTGAGGGTTTGAGTTTGGGTGTATGTACATTTTGTACAGGAAATTATTACAGGATTTCTTTTTATTGGGGAATTTTAGGGTTTCTGAAATTCAAGATTGCTTCTATAAAATTTGGATTCAACGACTTAAAAACCTGATGTCAAATCGGTTAACTCTCTGCTTTTCAATTCAATACTAATAAGTATAACCCAAGCAAAAAGATTGACAAATCGACATGTTTTATGTCATATCAgataactttttctttttttttttgaaaagaaagacTGTTGAATTACATTATATTAAACTGAACAAAAACATCACTTGCTTTATCAGAGTAAAAAGGATTGTTAGCATTTCTTTAAGAGGATCAATAGTTTGGTAGTGGTTGACAGGCATCAAAAGTTGTTGGATAAGCTTGATCAAAGCAAATTTTGATTCTGTTGAAGAAGTGTCTTTGGAGAATCTTGATCACTTCCAAGCAGTCACTTTGAATTGTCATCCTTTGATACCTATGGCCTTGAAGAAGAACAAGACTATCATACCCCATAATTTAACATCAAAGATTGAACACTACCCCAGATAAGGTTTGTACCCTAGAATTTGATCTCTATTTTTGTCACATAAATCTCCTTCAGTTGATGCAGTTCTTGAGTTTGTCTTAATGGCACCATCAGTGCTTAAATGGACCCAATTACTTGGTAGAGAATTCTCAAATCTAATTTCATGCCGCACTAATAAGTCTTCATTGTGAGTTGGAGCTAGAGCTATACTATTTAGCTCAATCATAAGACTTTAACAATTTCGAAGGGGCTCCAAGTTACACTTTGGAAAGTGAAAAGATTTTTATTCTTCTATATACTCCAAGCAAGCAAACCAAAGAGGCAAAACAAGTTTACCTTTGCCTCAAGGagttttgaaaatatgaagCTAACCACTCATGGAGATTATCCAAGAAGAAATTACTACTCTGACTTACCGGAATAATCTTCAACCATACTTATCTTGTTGCAGGCATCTTTAATCACATGCAAAACATCCTCTGATTCATGTCTGCAAAACAAAGAAGAGCTATCATTTTCAATCCCTCGCCTCACTTATTCCACATTAGTGAGTAATCGTTGTTTAAGGAGAAGCCATATAAAGATGCGAACTCTTTTATGTCCTTGAAACTTCCAAGCAACGGTCTTGTTATGTTATGGAAGGATGCAGCACCAGTCTtgtggttttgaaattttttttatttctgttaTTGCTTTATTTAGCGTAATTGTTAAACGCTGCGTTTTTggcgttagaaaattttaatcaaatagtCCGTTGTAGCTAGGGTCTGAGTCGTGTTCAAAACGACACGTTTTGAGTCGATACCATTTAATGAAAACAATGTGTTTTAAGGCAACTATTAGTTAACAGCTTGCCAGTCTGTTCTCAGAAATCGTTAGTTTCCCTCTTAAGCACCATTCATGGGGGAAAATTGTTATGCAATTCAGTGGATTGGTTTGCTCATCTCTCGACTCTCATCTCTCATCTCTTTCTCCCTCgaaatctcttttctcttcatctCTTCTCTGTTAAATTTCTTCTGTTCGAGTTCTTCACACATCATTTCAATAGTTGAAGTAGAATTGAcacttgttttcttttcttgaggGAGAGTTGCTGCCGTTGGTGTAAGCCATATTCTCGGCGAAGGTTATTGTCACTCAAAAGCTCTTTCATTTTTAGTCCTAAATTTACCTTGATTTCCTTGAATCTTATCTTTTTCCCACTTGTAAAAGCTCCTCAGTTCCTTAGACAACTTCCTCACTGTTTATATCCCTGCATCGCGCCTCGACTCTTAGCCTTGCTCCACCACCGTTTCATCCCACCACTGTCAGCCTGTCAGCTTTTCCCCGCTCTATCCCCTTTTCAACTTCTGCCCACTCCTGAATTCAAGCACGCATGTCACTCTACCTAGTTGCTCTTCCGCCGCAATCTGTCAGTTTGCTCAGATCTccgattttatatttatctaattaaatatttataccAAACATTACCACTTGGATGATTTCAAATGGAGAAcccaaacataatataaattcaCAAATATGCCAAGCACTATTAACCTGTCaaagttttatataaatatttaacagtTTCAGTACAAtgatatcataaaaaaaaaacataaacataaacatgaCATCAATTAGATGTAATAAAAACAACCCTGTTTAGAGGAGGCTGCTATTGATTGCTCGCATTTGTCCTATGTTTACACCCAACCGCAACATGCCATGCTCTATATTCTTTAATTTGCCACTTCTAAATTGGACATTATACAACTAAACGGGGGAATGATATCGATATCTTCATATCGAGACACATGATACTAGGCATCTTTGAAAGAATGCTAGCCTTCGGCATAAACTGAGAACTTCCGAGTCTTCAAGATAGAGCCTGGTTTGGTCTGGGGGTGCAGGGGAGAAATCTATTAGGTAAGGAATACACATGAAAAGAGTTGTACACGAGCTTGGTAGGGTATTCACCTTGTAACATGTGCAAGCCATCAGTTATGCAAGAACGGGACTCAGACCAGATGATTGTTGTAGGCTAGCAGCATAGTCTCGAGCCCAAAGGTCATAGTGTATAATCTCCTCTAGGGAAGGAGTGGCCACAAATTCTTCCTGGTGCTTCTCACATGTTAATTCCACCACCTTAAAAATATCCAAATAGCTGATCCTGAAATTGGGTAACAATTTATTTAGCTCCAAGTCATCGATAACCACAGGAGGATCATATCCACACCCATGTCCGAgcaacataaattaaaataaaaatactactACACATGTATGGAATCCCAACACTATAAGAAACCAGCAGATGATTCAAAGTTCCACCAGAACCTGAAGAATTCTCGGTTTGTGTAGAACAAAGAGTTTGTGAATAACAATGCTGAGTGCCACGGCCAATCATATCACTCCATGCGTTACTGGGAACTGAAGATTGTCAGAGTATGAGTACCCAAGGCAGAATTAAGCACCTCAAGGTGATTCGCTTGATTGATTATGCTAGCATAAACTTCATTGACCAATCTCTGATCAAGAGGTTGGGGTTCCACACTTGGTCCGTTGCTGGGTGCAGTGTGACAGTAGCAAATGGCGACAAGATCCTAGTGGTGAAGCAGTTAAATGTGGGCATGAAGTTCACAGCAAAAAAACTGATTTCTTGGTGCTAGTTCTCATGGACTGTGAATAGGTACTGGGGGTAGAGTGGCTCAAGCAAATAGGGCCAATTGTGTGGAACTTTACAGGTCAATGCAGTCTGCTGTTGACAAGCACCTCAATTATGACTCCCATTACCAACAATGCACGTCAGAATCAAAATGCAAACCACATACTGACAGAGGACCTCCAAAGACATATAGCTCACTATGCTCTGCTGTTTGAAGTTTCGGACGAGCTACCTCATAGGTAGCATGATCATAAGACCACCCCGGTGGATAATTCTCAAACAGTCAAAATAAGGCCATACTGATACCTTATCATACAGAAgacgagagagagagagaaaatggTTGTTGAGATGACTGATGCAGGCATCATCAGGAGGATGGGCAGACCTATAGGCAACCCAACATTCTTCTGGTCAAGGAAAGATCTTTAATCCCTTGGTGGAAGAACTATTGGATGAATCAACTAGAGCTTGCTACTTCTCTCAGCTAGGCCTAAGGTGGATAATAAGAAAGGGAGAATCTTTTTTTGCTATCAATTagtccataattttttttaaaataaaagtacatggaCTCGATTCATTAAAATTGAGTAGAGGGACCGAATTCATGCTTTAaccttataaaaaaaaaatcaaaattcccATGAAAGGTGAAGGCAGAACCCAGACATAAAACTGTAAAGTGAAAGCAACATTTGTTAACAAGATAACATCAGGAAACAAGACTTACTTTTCGTCTATGAACAATTCCACAGCTTTCTCATTAGCTGCACTAAGAACTCCTGTCATGGTGCCTCCAGCCCTCCCAGCAGCATAGGCAAGACTCATGGAGGGGTATTTCACGTTGTCAGGAGCCTTAAAAGTTAGTGAACCAAGCCTGCATCATCCATCAACCAACTTAACCCATGAGAATGAGTATGGAGGTAATGCATTTTCAATAAACTTACGTTTTCAACCAACAAAAGTTTCAAAGGTAACATGCAGTAAATACACAGTTATATCAAATCTGCAGGCACCAGGCTATTagcattattattatcatcacaAGTATTATTTCTGTTAATTGTAAGTCAAATGAAAACCTATCAAACTTTGAAAACTTAAATTAGTGGtgaagtaaattttaaaaggagaCAAACTAATTACTTGCAAAGATCAAGTCGAGGCCAAGTTATTTCAGAGCAATAAATTCTTTCTGGCCATGACATAGTGTAGAGGATTGGCAAGCGCATATCTGGCCATCCCAACTGAGCCAGCACTGATGAATCCTTCAAAAcaagaaaatgcaaaaataatgATGGGAAATGAAAATTCAATTCCATTCTATGCTCTCCACATCTTGCAATTCAAGGGCACAGGTCCCGCACAAACTAAACGGTAAACAACATGTAACATTTGTAACATCACCAAGAAGAAGTAGCCAACAAGATTAAGTTAAGAGTAACACCTGTGTTTCAACCATTGAATGTATAATAGATTGCGGATGAATTACTATCTCAATATCATCATACTCAGCTCCAAATAGGTAATGAGCTTCAATGACTTCTAGACCCTGTCAAATAGACAAAATCACTTAATGCTAGTAATTTAGACTAGGTTGACATCTAAATGATGACATACTATATTAAAAAGTACAATGCTTGTAATTTTGAATGAGACGTTTGATAAAACTAAACCTTATTGAAAAGGGTAGCAGAGTCCACAGTAATCTTTTTCCCCATATTCCAGTTAGGATGCTTCAAAGCATCGGCTACTTTGActtcttttaatttatcaacAGGCCAATCCCTATGTGgaagaaaatgagcaaattgttCAATACAGCTTCTTTCTTAGTGATGTTAAAGCAAGTTATATTAAATGTTCAGTAAAAAATATAATCGAAATGGAAGTTCATGTTTATGCACATCCAGGCCTAGTTTTAACAAtgtcaatttcttttcaattgaaGACAGAAAGTAAGGAGATGTCAGCAAGTAAACAGTTCATTATATCAGGCTTTCAACTTACAAACTTAATCATTCTAACTTATATTATGATTCTACACCTGAAAGCCCCACCAGATGCAGTCAAAATAATACGCCGAAGTGCACCCTCTGGTAATCCCTGAATACACTGAAGAAACACAAGATTCTATGAGCTTGATCTGTAGTTATCAAGAATGAGTTAAGCAATAAAATGACAGCTCAAGCAAGTTGATGCAACAAGTTACACCAAAAAAAGAGCAAAGACAGCCAACTGTTGACAAGAAAACAACACATTTGACAAATAATCTCTGAAATACGAGCAATTTTCAAATAATCTTATTCATTGTATTATGGTTCCGCACCTGAAATATGGCAGAATGTTCAGAATCAGCTGGAAGAATTTTTACTTTATGTTTGTGAGCAAGAGGAAGGACAAAGGGGCCACCAGCGATCAGGGTCTCTTTATTGGCCAAAGCAATATCTTTGCCTGCTTCTATTGCAGCAACTGTAGgctacaaaatataaaaaataaaataaaagatcagGATTTTAGCAGTGcaaaaatatatactaataaaCAACAAACTATTTACTTCTCCTTCTAATAAATATTCTAATGGTTGACGGTAAACTGTAGTTCATAATATCTAGAATATACTTTGTTCAGTGGATACAAAGGAAGCTATGCATGGAGGATGCAGAGATATATCTGCAGATATCAGTGCGTACCTTCAATCCCGCACAGCCTACTATCCCTGTAACTACACTGACAGCATCTGGATGGCGAGCAACCTGGAAAATTTTAAGCCATCTAAATACTAAAAGTTACTTTATCTtgttaaataaaagaaacaaagaactAAATGATAGGTACCTCTATAACACCTGATTCCCCAGGAATAATCTCAGGCTTTTGCTCCATATCAGCCAAAGCCTCTTTTAGTTCATTTACCAAAGACTCGTTTCTAACAGCAACCAATTGAGGTTTGAATGTCTTAACCTGTAATAAGCAGAACAATTATCAGCCTACAAAGTTGCTACTCCCTATTCATTTAAGCAAAAACTCAATTCATGTTTTAAATcttataagaaaaaattatcatattgATTGTAACACTTTTAAGCATCTGCTGAAACCAGTTTATATGAGATTATACTACAGAACCACAGATGACTCAAGTATCAGTAGGTCATGATGACACCAAAATCATGTTAGTCCATGAATCAAGCTACTCAAGCCCAAGGTTGACATCTCCAAATGGTTTTTATGTAAGAAAACACTAACGCATGACATGTTGCCGGTAAAACTGAATTGTTACCTGATCAACAAGAAGGGTCACATTTGAACCAGCAGCAAGCGCCACAACTCTGAATTTATCTGGATTCTCTGCAACTATGTCCAACGTCTGCAAAACACCAAATTGTGATTCTAAACAATTTGATCAGGTGCTATGCAAGCCTAAAACTGGAGCAAAAAGCTACATAGGCAAATGGCCGCCAGATAGTTTAATCGTAAAAGGCCAAAAAGTTACTTTTAGCATGTAACAATTAAAAGTTTTTCGCTTTGCCCCATTTCACCTGAGTTCCAATGGAACCAGTTGAACCAACGATGGAGATAGGCTTGGGGCCATCCCAAGTTTTGTGTCCGGGATCTGGAAAAGCTCGTCCAGGCCATGCAGGTGGTGGTTGAGGAGCCTGAGCTGAACATTGAACTTTCCTCCCAAACGTGGTGCCACAGTCCTTCTTCAAAACAAAACCCCCTTCAAATTCACAAAACaacaatctttaaaaataaatccaaacCCAAGAAACCAAAAGAGAAGCATTTTCAGggatttaaacaaataaaaacagtTTTCCAGGTGTCTAGGAAACCAAGCACGGAAGAAAGAAAGGATGAAACTAGGATAAGTTgcagcaaaaaaataaaaacctggAAATAGCTTGGAGAAGGAGCTGGACTTAGTAGAACCCAAGAAGGAGATAGAATGGATTTCAGGAGGAGAAACCAAATTCAAAGCCATGATAACTGTGAAAAGGAACTCCCTTTTAACtcaaaacaaaaaggaaatcaCACCAGGCTAGgctttggaaaaataaaaagtgggggtgccaaaagaaaaaactttGAGAACTCTTTGAATAAGGAATTGGTATAAATGTGTGGAGGTGGGGGAGTTTGTGGAAGTGGCAAAGGGTGGTGGGGGTGGTCTGCTGGCGTTTGTTTTtagcatatgtatatatagttggGCAATGGGACAATTGGGACGGTAACATCATCAATAACCATACACATATACTAACCAGTTACCACTATGGTTCTGGTAGTATAGTCTTTAAGACCCAAGATGATGGTCTCAGCTACCTTGGTCGTTTCATAAAAAACTTGttaatcaatataaatatgttaatcaattttatatttttttttgactGAATCTGATATAACAActaaaaacttaagaaaaatatatattatatatatttacatgtgaaaataataaaattaataaataatacattaaattaaaaaataattctcaATTTGAAAAACTTCTCGATAAATAAActtatgaaatattgaattttttgaaagaaaataaaatttgaaactttaaatttgttcattaagcttgttggaaaaaatagattgaagaaaattaaaaattgatgataaattagaattattttgacaaaatatataaatattatcttaattaaacttGGGGAGTAAGGACattgaaataaatgagtgaaGTGGAAGACGGCCGGTGGTGGTGGTTTGCTGATTGAGCAATATAAAGTGGGATGGTAATACATGCTTAAGTATACTACATTATACTTTTTGACTTTTTAAGACAAGAGGATAAAGGAATGAGCAATAATGtgataattttattcttttgaaataGAATTACGAAAACGTTTATTATATGTTTCTCTTAAAATAGCTATATTGCTGAATAAAGAAAACACCCACTATCACGTTGTGGGTGCGCAAATATTATAGGTACCAAACATATTTTTTGGCAATATTTTCTACTGCATGCATAAACTTCTTGTCGtttctatcattttattattataaaattttcaattgaattttGTGTGATAggaattagaaaattattttattttattttattttataaattaactgATTAATTATAAGGTATTCTTATATatcatac
The window above is part of the Gossypium raimondii isolate GPD5lz chromosome 9, ASM2569854v1, whole genome shotgun sequence genome. Proteins encoded here:
- the LOC105800022 gene encoding 1-deoxy-D-xylulose 5-phosphate reductoisomerase, chloroplastic produces the protein MALNLVSPPEIHSISFLGSTKSSSFSKLFPGGFVLKKDCGTTFGRKVQCSAQAPQPPPAWPGRAFPDPGHKTWDGPKPISIVGSTGSIGTQTLDIVAENPDKFRVVALAAGSNVTLLVDQVKTFKPQLVAVRNESLVNELKEALADMEQKPEIIPGESGVIEVARHPDAVSVVTGIVGCAGLKPTVAAIEAGKDIALANKETLIAGGPFVLPLAHKHKVKILPADSEHSAIFQCIQGLPEGALRRIILTASGGAFRDWPVDKLKEVKVADALKHPNWNMGKKITVDSATLFNKGLEVIEAHYLFGAEYDDIEIVIHPQSIIHSMVETQDSSVLAQLGWPDMRLPILYTMSWPERIYCSEITWPRLDLCKLGSLTFKAPDNVKYPSMSLAYAAGRAGGTMTGVLSAANEKAVELFIDEKISYLDIFKVVELTCEKHQEEFVATPSLEEIIHYDLWARDYAASLQQSSGLSPVLA